One genomic segment of Tursiops truncatus isolate mTurTru1 chromosome 11, mTurTru1.mat.Y, whole genome shotgun sequence includes these proteins:
- the CBX6 gene encoding chromobox protein homolog 6, with translation MELSAVGERVFAAESIIKRRIRKGRIEYLVKWKGWAIKYSTWEPEENILDSRLIAAFEQKERERELYGPKKRGPKPKTFLLKARAQAEALRISDVHFSVKPTASASSPKLHSSAAVHRLKKDIRRCHRMSRRPLPRPDPQGGSPGLRPPISPFSETVRIINRKVKPREPKRNRIILNLKVIDKGTGGGGAGQGAGALARPKVPSRNRVIGKSKKFSESILRTQIRHMKFGAFAMYNKPPPGPLPPPPATKADIAASPGQGLLLAAPSAPYDARSSSSSGCPSPTPQSSSDPDDAPPKLLPETTSPSAPDWREPEVLDLSIPPEAAATSKRAPPDVTAASNQALPAAPQPAGAASEPEAGDWRPEMSPCSNVVVTDVTSNLLTVTIKEFCNPEDFEKVAAGVAGAAVGGGSSGQSK, from the exons ATGGAGCTGTCTGCAGTGGGCGAGCGGGTCTTCGCGGCCGAATCCATCATCAAACGGCGGATCCGAAAG GGACGCATCGAGTACCTGGTGAAATGGAAGGGGTGGGCCATCAA GTACAGCACTTGGGAGCCGGAGGAGAACATCCTGGACTCGCGGCTCATTGCAGCCTTCGAGCAGAA GGAGAGGGAGCGTGAGCTGTATGGGCCCAAGAAGAGGGGACCCAAACCCAAAACTTTCCTCCTGAAG GCGCGGGCCCAGGCGGAGGCCCTCCGCATCAGTGATGTGCATTTCTCGGTCAAGCCGACCGCCAGCGCCTCCTCGCCCAAGCTGCATTCCAGCGCTGCTGTGCACCGGCTCAAGAAGGACATCCGCCGCTGCCACCGCATGTCCcgccgccccctgccccgcccagaCCCCCAGGGGGGCAGCCCCGGCCTGCGCCCGCCCATCTCACCCTTCTCTGAGACCGTGCGCATCATCAACCGCAAGGTCAAGCCGCGGGAGCCCAAGCGGAACCGCATCATCCTGAACCTGAAGGTGATCGACAAGGGCACGGGCGGAGGCGGCGCCGGGCAGGGGGCCGGGGCCCTTGCCCGCCCCAAAGTCCCCTCACGGAACCGCGTCATCGGCAAGAGCAAGAAGTTCAGCGAGAGCATCCTGCGCACGCAGATCCGCCACATGAAGTTCGGCGCTTTCGCGATGTACAACAAGCCCCCGCCCGGCCCTCTGCCGCCCCCGCCAGCCACCAAGGCCGACATCGCCGCCTCCCCTGGCCAGGGGCTGCTCCTGGCAGCTCCCAGTGCCCCGTACGACGCCCGCAGCTCCAGCTCCTCCGGCTGCCCTTCGCCGACCCCGCAGTCCTCCTCCGACCCGGATGACGCGCCCCCCAAGCTGCTCCCCGAGACCACGAGTCCATCTGCCCCCGACTGGCGGGAGCCCGAGGTGCTTGACCTGTCCATCCCTCCCGAGGCGGCGGCCACCAGCAAGCGGGCGCCTCCCGACGTCACTGCGGCTTCCAACCAGGCCCTTCCCGCGGCCCCTCAGCCTGCCGGCGCCGCCTCAGAGCCCGAGGCTGGAGACTGGCGCCCTGAGATGTCACCCTGCTCCAACGTGGTCGTCACCGATGTCACCAGCAATCTCCTGACGGTCACTATCAAGGAATTCTGCAACCCTGAGGATTTCGAGAAGGTGGCTGCTGGGGTAGCAGGCGCCGCAGTGGGAGGTGGCAGCAGTGGGCAGAGCAAGTGA